The Ostrea edulis chromosome 1, xbOstEdul1.1, whole genome shotgun sequence genomic sequence ATGCCATTGGTCACGACCTTGATTAAAGATTGCATAACCATTATGTCTCCACTCTGTTGAAGAGTAGACGCAGTTCAGGAACTGTCTTTGACCAGGAGGTTAACAATAATGTGGTTTGGTAGGTGCAGCATGGAGCAGGGGTAGCCCCGACAGTTTGGGGGACCAGTAATGGAAACGGTTCTCCACACCCTGGAGGAGACGTTGTACGCTCGGATGCACTCGAATCGTCCACCCATGTCCAGGTCCCCAATAACCCAAATCTCGTCTTCATTCTTAACCACGGAGAATATCTGTGACGTGTCAGTCATCGTGCACAGAAACTCTTGCTGCCTGGGGACCTGCTGCCAGCTGTCCTGATCAGTATTGTAGATTTCTGTTCCACAGAATTTAATGTTGTTTCCGCCATGCATTGCACTGGGACATTCATACCTTCTGAATCCGCCAAACACAAAAATATCTCCATTACATGCAGTAGCCCGGGCATCACATCTCCTTTCCCTCATTGGACACACCGATGCCCAGGTCATAGTGCATGTGTCAAAACATTCCACCGATTCGTACAATTTCCCGACCATTCCACCAGCAATCACGTAAATCTTCTTGCCAACCACTGCATATGCAGACCACACCCTTTTTAGGTTCATGTCTGGTAAAGGCATCCATTGATTGCTGAATATATTGTAGACTTCTAGAGATGTGGTGGGTTCTCTGATGTCATTGCTTCCTCCAATGGCGTAGATATTATCATCGATAGCAATCAGGCCAAATCCAAACCTCGCATGATTCATCGGACTGATCATGGTCCACTGGTTGAGTCGAGGGTCAAACTTTTCACCTGTTGCAAGAATTCTGTCCTCTGTGTCTTTCCCGCCAACTGCATACAGACATCCTCCTatacataaacaaaaataaacaataaataaactaaaataaacaataaataaaacatacagacaTCCTcctataaataaacaaaaataaacagcATACAAACATCCgactataaataaacaaattgtCACTATTCTACACTACTATATATCACGATACATGAATCGTCTGATTCTGTGATTGGACAAATACTTTCACATTCACTGTTACAATTTTAATTTTGCGCTCGGCTGAAAGACATATGAAGTCTAGGTACCATGACCATCATTTTACTAATACAAGATGTTAAGATACACAAACTATGAAATATCTGTGTGGGCATAGGTTAGACTCGTATAGTCTGCTCCTCTATGATGCTTTTTTATACTaataatgttgaaaagtcaCGTGTGTGCCAGTTTTTACTGAGAATGATGAACAATAGCACATTGAAGCTTAATCAGAAATATACATCTAAACATTTAGAGATATACACGGTATGTACCTGAACATTTCCGTGGATTCCAGCTTATGTGTAGGACAATGACTCTAGtaatcagttttttaaattctttatttacctGCTTCCACCACACTGTGTGAACATCGACACTGTTTCATGGGAGACAACTGCAGCCACTGACCGCCAGGCTTGGTGAAGTTGGGAGGGACAAGGAAGCAGTGGACATCCCCTCTAACCCCACTGTCATGGTTACTGAAAATTTATTGATGACCTCATACAATCATGTATTATATCAATCTTTGAATAAACTATCTTTATCCAATACCCATTAGATAAATGAATTGttgcataaaaataaaaacacaaaacaTGTAACCTTCTGTGAAGCTATTATATCtctgatgcaggcagacaaaaATTTGAAAGCAGTTTTGCTTAAGTCTTCTATGTGTAACAGTTTACTTTTGCAAATTGCTTGTCCCACAAAATAatgcatatacaatgtataatattCTTGCAAATGAAATGTAATTTACAGTAGATATCATCTACaccaaaaggtgaagataacaaacagaaatcaatctcataattcttataaagaatacaaaattaagaatagggcaaacatggactcctggacacaccagaggtgggatcaagtacctaggaggagtaagcatcccctgttgaccggtcacacctgccgtaagCCATATATGTTGACCACAGGTAAATggagtatgtaaagaacggcctaacaattgatatgaaacatgtcagacagtattCGACATAACGACAGGTTGCAGTTGTAAATTAGATTGTtgtgttatataaatatttctcttgtgttttatgtatgtttgtaaggTTCGATTTGAATTATGCAATATATACAATGATGTAAAATGTATGTTTGTAAGGTTCGATTTGAGTTACGCAATATATACAATGATGTAAAATGTATGTTTGTAAGGTTCGATTTGAATTACGCAATATCTACAATGATGTAAAATGTATGTTTGTAAGGTTCGATTTGAATTACGCAATATATACAATGATGTAAAATGTATGTTTGTAAGGTTCGATTTGAATTATGCAATATATACAATGATGTAAAATGTATGTTTGTAAGGTTCGATTTGAGTTATGCAATATATACAATGATGTAAAATGTATGTTTGTAAGGTTCGATTTGAGTTATGCAATATATACAATGATGTAAAATGTATGTTTGTAAGGTTCGATTTGAGTTATGCAATATATACAATGATGTAAAATGTATGTTTGTAAGGTTCGATTTGAGTTATGCAATATATACAATGATGTAAAATGTATGTTTGTAAGGTTCAATTTGAGTTACGCAATATATACAATGATGTAAAATGTATGTTTGTAAGGTTCGATTTGAGTTACGCAATATATACAATGATGTAAAATGTATGTTTGTAAGGTTCGATTTGAGTTACGCAATATATACAATGATGTAAAATGTATGTTTGTAAGGTTCGATTTGAATTATGCAATATATACAATGATGTAAAATGTATGTTTGTAAggttcaatttgaattatgcaaTATATACAATGATGTAAAATGTATGTTTGTAAAGTTCGATTTGAGTTACGCAATATATACAATGATGTAAAATGTATGTTTGTAAGGTTCGATTTGAGTTATGCAATATGTACAATGATGTAGATCGCGAATGTATGTTTGTAAGGTTCGATTTGAATTATGCAATATGTACAATGATGTAAAATGTATGTTTGTAAGGTTCGATTTGAGTTACGCAATATATACAATGATGTAAAATGTATGTTTGTAAGGTTCGATTTGAGTTACGCAATATATACAATGATGTAAAATGTATGTTTGTAAGGTTCGATTTGAGTTATGCAATATGTACAATGATGTAGATCGCAAATGTATGTTTGTAAGGTTCGATTTGAATTATGCAATATGTACAATGATGTAAAATGTATGTTTATAAGGT encodes the following:
- the LOC125670829 gene encoding gigaxonin-like, with translation MAYCADGTDTQHPDRPQKFTCKKHANKILNAMNSIRKKRHFCDGCVVIDGKEIPIQKGVLAAASHYFRLVFDKENDCKSSVSGMPDPAIQGVDLSSSVVDLSPLQITVDTFEIILNYLYTSEIVLDEENIQNILQAADLLLLAELKQACCEYLLKCITPQNCLGIWDFASRFNCSWVRLKTTQYIENNFRELCLYVEFLQLPLDILISLLSIDTLQVRSEEDILHSMIRWIKHDEEKRMSQLPDLINKCLRVHQLHEDTLKNLNPDICNLRITEIIQDKVRSESGRVERMRGVTSLLVSAGGDTKVMHNHDSGVRGDVHCFLVPPNFTKPGGQWLQLSPMKQCRCSHSVVEAGGCLYAVGGKDTEDRILATGEKFDPRLNQWTMISPMNHARFGFGLIAIDDNIYAIGGSNDIREPTTSLEVYNIFSNQWMPLPDMNLKRVWSAYAVVGKKIYVIAGGMVGKLYESVECFDTCTMTWASVCPMRERRCDARATACNGDIFVFGGFRRYECPSAMHGGNNIKFCGTEIYNTDQDSWQQVPRQQEFLCTMTDTSQIFSVVKNEDEIWVIGDLDMGGRFECIRAYNVSSRVWRTVSITGPPNCRGYPCSMLHLPNHIIVNLLVKDSS